A stretch of Nonomuraea africana DNA encodes these proteins:
- a CDS encoding phosphoribosyltransferase gives MGHLFTDRAEAGALLAERLPGRRDAVVLALPRGGVAVALPVARRLGGVLDVLVTRKIGYPESPELGVGALAEGGEPVFDEELMGRLGLTMADLDEVVERERAELERRVRVYRGSRPLPTVAGHDVVVVDDGLATGVTARAALRALRAAEPDRLTLAAPVGAARTVKMLRGEADEVVVLATPPDFFAVGQWYEHFDQLTDAEVLSLLRSR, from the coding sequence CGGCCGGCGCGACGCCGTCGTGCTCGCACTGCCCCGCGGTGGGGTGGCGGTGGCGCTGCCGGTCGCCCGCAGGCTCGGCGGGGTGCTCGACGTGCTCGTCACCAGGAAGATCGGCTATCCGGAATCGCCGGAGCTCGGAGTGGGGGCCCTGGCCGAGGGCGGCGAGCCGGTCTTCGACGAGGAGCTGATGGGCCGTCTCGGCCTCACCATGGCCGACCTCGACGAGGTGGTGGAGCGCGAGCGCGCGGAGCTGGAGCGCAGGGTGCGGGTCTACCGGGGCAGCCGGCCGCTGCCCACGGTGGCGGGGCACGACGTCGTCGTGGTCGACGACGGGCTGGCCACGGGGGTCACCGCCAGGGCCGCATTGCGGGCGCTGCGCGCGGCCGAGCCCGACCGCCTCACGCTCGCCGCACCCGTCGGGGCGGCGCGCACGGTCAAGATGCTGCGCGGGGAGGCGGACGAGGTGGTGGTGCTGGCCACGCCGCCGGACTTCTTCGCGGTCGGCCAGTGGTACGAGCACTTCGACCAGCTCACCGACGCCGAGGTGCTCTCGCTGCTGCGAAGCCGCTGA